In Glandiceps talaboti chromosome 4, keGlaTala1.1, whole genome shotgun sequence, a single window of DNA contains:
- the LOC144434448 gene encoding beta-2 adrenergic receptor-like yields the protein MDENVTIRRNLEDSLEATLLHSTILGTLMILIILGNGLLILAIATTSRLRTVTNFFIVSLALSDVMVGIIVIPLNFAFPTALLKGYTTCIYVACFTVVVCISSIMNIVAVTVDRYVAITSPLKYKCIMKPWRAVLLIVLVWTYAFVVGFLPIMGWRGKSNTCQRGEVYGPGYAIFLSVMGLFLPVAASTYLYCRILREATLQAKRIQQCQVSVIEYSSGNDGPGRQNEDDGKRSRIETHSNNDNINQDKQGVRHSHKGHCRSNRKAFRTVLYILAYFEISWLPLFVSLLTDAFYSPLLIPLEVRTFISLLALGNSAMDPVIYGYFNRDLRIRLKEIISKCFLFYRRNNTIE from the coding sequence ATGGATGAAAACGTTACTATCAGAAGAAATCTCGAAGACTCCTTAGAAGCAACCTTACTTCACTCGACAATACTTGGAACGCTCATGATTCTCATCATCCTTGGAAATGGACTTCTCATTTTGGCCATCGCGACCACATCACGTCTACGAACTGTGACAAACTTCTTTATCGTAAGTTTAGCACTAAGTGACGTCATGGTTGGAATTATAGTTATTCCTCTGAATTTCGCCTTCCCAACGGCCCTGCTCAAGGGCTACACAACATGTATCTATGTCGCCTGTTTCACTGTCGTTGTGTGCATCAGTTCAATCATGAACATCGTTGCAGTTACGGTGGATCGCTACGTAGCCATAACATCTccattgaaatataaatgtataatgaAACCATGGAGAGCAGTTTTACTCATTGTATTGGTCTGGACATACGCATTTGTTGTCGGATTTCTCCCGATAATGGGTTGGCGAGGAAAATCCAACACATGCCAAAGAGGAGAGGTATATGGTCCGGGATATGCCATCTTTCTCTCCGTTATGGGACTTTTTCTTCCCGTCGCCGCTTCGACATACTTGTATTGTCGTATATTACGAGAAGCAACACTGCAAGCAAAGCGTATTCAACAGTGTCAGGTATCAGTTATTGAATACTCAAGTGGAAACGACGGTCCCGGGCGACAGAACGAGGATGATGGAAAACGTTCGAGGATCGAAACTCACAGCAACAACGATAACATTAATCAAGATAAACAAGGTGTGCGACACTCGCATAAGGGCCACTGCAGAAGTAATCGCAAAGCTTTCCGTACTGTTCTCTACATTCTGGCATACTTTGAAATTTCATGGTTACCGTTGTTTGTGAGCTTGCTGACGGATGCCTTTTACTCGCCTTTACTCATCCCGTTGGAAGTAAGAACATTCATCAGTTTGTTAGCACTGGGAAACTCTGCTATGGATCCAGTCATATACGGTTACTTTAATAGGGATCTCAGAATTCGACTCAAGGAAATAATTTCGAAGTGTTTTCTGTTCTATCGCAGGAACAATACAATAGAATAG